In Sphaerospermopsis torques-reginae ITEP-024, the genomic window CGCACAAGGAATTGATTTTGATGGTTCTCCTATTCCTGCTGCTAAGTTGGAACTGTATAATCAAGTCATGGGCTTAGAAGCTGGTAGACAACGCAGTGGTGTATCTAATACTATGCGTTCTCGTATCGTTCGCATTGGTGCAAAGCATATTCCCCAAGCTGAGTTAGACGCAAAGCTGGTTGCTGCTGGTTTTGCTCCTTTGAAAGAAAAAGAAATTGCCTTTTTCTATGGCGGTAAGTAATTTTTCCTGTTGATAAAAGCAAGAGGCGTTTTATGGAACGTCTCTACAAAAATTTATAATAATCACAATTATTGCTATCTTCAATTTTCTGGAATTAGGGTAAATTTAAAGTAATCTTATATTTTCGACTCAGGAGTTTAATTGATGGATATACTCATTGAATCGACAAAGGATTTTGAAGCTGATTTAGAAAAA contains:
- a CDS encoding small RNA NsiR4-regulated ssr1528 family protein, which translates into the protein MTTETNVKNQATTGADAVDVAIAQGIDFDGSPIPAAKLELYNQVMGLEAGRQRSGVSNTMRSRIVRIGAKHIPQAELDAKLVAAGFAPLKEKEIAFFYGGK